CGGTCAGCCCGGTTGGCCTGGCGGTTAACGCCTCGACGCAATCCCGGGTGAGCAGGATCGTGTCGCCGGTGGTTTTGGTCAACTGCTCGACGCGGGCCGCGACGTTGACGGGGTCGCCGATCAACGTGAACTCCAGCTTGCCGGCACCACCGATGGTGCCGACGATCACCTTCCCGGTGTTGATCCCGATGCCGATCCGCAGCGTGCCGACGAACTGCTCCGCGACCCGACGGTAGATCACCGCTGCGGCAGACACGGCCGCGTCGGCGTGCTCGGCGAGGTCGTTGGGTGCACCGAAAATCGCGAGGGCACCGTCACCGAGAAACTTGTTGACGTGCCCGCCGGCTTCGACGACGGCGGGCACCACGATCTCGAACAGTGCGTTGAGACGTCCGACGACGTCCTCGGCCGGATTGGCCTCGGCGAACGGCGTGAAGTCGCGGATGTCGACGAACATCACCGTGACCTCGCGGCGTTCGCCGCTGAAAACGTCGTCCCCCTGTTCGAGCAGGCGCGCCGCCAGGACCGGGTCGACGTAGGTCCCGAACGCGGCCTGCAGGCGTTGCCGTTCGGCCAGGCCGGCCTGCATGCGGTTGAACGACGCCGCCAGCGCGCCGAGGTCGTCGTCCTGCACCACCGGCAGTCGCCGGCTGAAGTCGCCCGCCGCGACGCGCTCGGTTCCGGCCGCGAGATCGCGGATCGGATCCAGCAGCGGGGAGTACGCGGCCCACAGCGACGGCCCGATGACGAGCACCAGGACACCGCCGATCATCACGGCGAGCGCGGGCCCGCGACCGGCCACGTCCAGCACCGCTCCCAGCACTGCACCGGCGA
This genomic window from Mycolicibacterium goodii contains:
- a CDS encoding adenylate/guanylate cyclase domain-containing protein, yielding MDRIWQWAWDRYHVRYSWACWALTFVLALPVYLAWTMGIVAFEKSDRYAEAAVLTAVALAAYLYAVALPGLSDARLIDRWAAGDRVDRALVLRVSYRYGRKLIGRSVTITFVWAATLFAAVGMIVAASGSRVIQYSIMGAIAGTAGQMITVHSYVEAALRPVRTAIASGTELGDRLPRSRPTFATWTNAAMLAVGFAFAVAGAVLGAVLDVAGRGPALAVMIGGVLVLVIGPSLWAAYSPLLDPIRDLAAGTERVAAGDFSRRLPVVQDDDLGALAASFNRMQAGLAERQRLQAAFGTYVDPVLAARLLEQGDDVFSGERREVTVMFVDIRDFTPFAEANPAEDVVGRLNALFEIVVPAVVEAGGHVNKFLGDGALAIFGAPNDLAEHADAAVSAAAVIYRRVAEQFVGTLRIGIGINTGKVIVGTIGGAGKLEFTLIGDPVNVAARVEQLTKTTGDTILLTRDCVEALTARPTGLTERGSHAVKGKSAPVQVFGLDSTD